Proteins encoded in a region of the Prunus persica cultivar Lovell chromosome G4, Prunus_persica_NCBIv2, whole genome shotgun sequence genome:
- the LOC18779960 gene encoding isoeugenol synthase 1: protein MGSDEKSKILIIGATGYLGKFMVKASLSLGHPTYAYVRPIKPSNDSSRLELLKEFEAMGLTIFQGELDEHEKLVAALKQVDVVISTLPIPQLLEQFKIINAIKDAGNIKRFIPSEFGNDPARESTLAPFEAIHEDRRKIRRATEAAEIPHTYVCGNTFGSYFVSYLLNPHEERDEVVVYGTGEAKVVMNYEQDIAAYTIKAATDPRAANNTITCRPQGNIISQLDLISLWEKKTGRTLERVYVSAQQLIEYSKTLPHADNVRASIAHDIFVVGQVYEFTENNLEASKLYPEYKYTSIDSFLDICLVDPPKPKLAAL from the exons ATGGGTTCGGACGAGAAGAGTAAGATACTGATAATTGGAGCCACAGGGTATCTTGGTAAATTCATGGTGAAAGCAAGCCTTTCCTTGGGCCACCCAACCTATGCCTACGTTCGGCCAATCAAACCCAGCAACGACTCTTCCAGGCTTGAGCTGCTCAAAGAATTTGAAGCCATGGGGCTCACCATCTTCcaa GGTGAACTGGATGAGCATGAAAAGCTAGTCGCGGCTTTAAAACAAGTTGATGTTGTAATATCTACGCTGCCTATCCCTCAACTTCTTGAACAGTTCAAAATTATCAATGCCATCAAAGATGCCGGCAATATAAAG AGATTTATCCCATCAGAGTTTGGAAATGATCCAGCAAGAGAAAGTACACTGGCGCCTTTTGAGGCTATCCATGAGGATAGAAGGAAGATTAGAAGGGCTACAGAAGCAGCAGAAATTCCCCACACTTATGTATGTGGAAACACATTTGGATCCTATTTTGTTAGTTATTTGCTTAATCCTCACGAGGAAAGGGACGAAGTCGTTGTTTATGGCACTGGTGAAGCCAAAG TCGTGATGAATTACGAGCAAGACATAGCAGCCTACACAATAAAAGCAGCAACAGATCCAAGGGCAGCCAACAATACCATCACTTGTCGACCACAAGGAAACATTATATCTCAGTTGGATTTAATTTCTCTTTGGGAGAAGAAGACAGGACGCACTCTTGAAAGGGTTTATGTCTCCGCACAACAACTGATTGAATACTCAAAGA CACTCCCTCACGCTGACAATGTACGTGCGTCCATTGCCCACGATATATTCGTCGTAGGTCAAGTTTATGAATTCACAGAAAACAACCTAGAGGCCTCCAAGTTATATCCGGAATACAAGTACACTTCCATTGATAGCTTCCTTGACATTTGCTTGGTTGATCCTCCCAAGCCAAAATTAGCAGCATTGTGA
- the LOC18779866 gene encoding isoeugenol synthase 1 has protein sequence MTGPSSSSYPSHLPPPAAADSPEFGDEAADVVQTSTPSISLLRPPFPSTHVWILNLSSFTVLGTGEAKAVLNYEEDVATYTIKAATDPRVANRVIVYRPQGNIVSQLDLISSWEKKTGCTLTRSYVSEEEILKLSETLPSPDNIAVSILHNIFIKGDQMSFELTENDLEASELYPDYKYTSIDSFLDICLVDPPKPKLAAFE, from the exons atgaccgggccgtcgtcctcttcctaccCCAGCCACCTCCCGCCGCCAGCCGCCGCGGATTCGCCGGAATTTGGAGATGAAGCGGCCGACGTCGTCCAAACTtcaacgccgtcgatctccctcctccggccaccatttccgtCGACCCATGTATGGatcttgaacctctcgagct TCACTGTTTTGGGCACTGGTGAAGCCAAAG CCGTGTTGAACTATGAGGAAGATGTTGCTACCTACACAATAAAAGCAGCAACAGATCCAAGGGTTGCCAACCGTGTCATCGTTTACAGGCCACAAGGAAACATTGTGTCCCAGTTggatttgatttcttcttgGGAGAAGAAGACAGGATGCACTCTTACAAGGAGCTATGTCTCAGAAGAAGAAATACTCAAGCTCTCTGAGA CCCTCCCTTCCCCGGACAACATAGCGGTGTCAATTCTGCACAACATATTCATTAAAGGAGATCAAATGAGTTTTGAACTAACAGAAAATGACCTAGAGGCCTCCGAGTTATATCCTGATTACAAGTACACTTCCATTGATAGCTTCCTCGACATTTGCCTGGTGGATCCTCCCAAGCCAAAATTAGCAGCATTTGAATGA
- the LOC18781461 gene encoding uncharacterized protein LOC18781461: MAESRDDPEFYLPTHFLTDDVVLHNMDDNSFHQNGVGSVARFPTEFPYEFDSSDSNSALSSAVESVVGSTETESSDEEDFLSGLTRRLAQSSLQQTRRLSTQVVWAFRRTGAVHLVSEAEVQFQLL, encoded by the coding sequence ATGGCTGAGTCACGGGACGATCCCGAGTTCTATCTCCCAACCCACTTCCTAACAGACGACGTCGTTCTGCACAACATGGACGACAACAGCTTCCACCAAAACGGCGTCGGATCAGTCGCCCGGTTCCCCACCGAGTTCCCGTACGAGTTCGATTCCTCCGACTCTAACTCAGCCCTCAGCTCGGCTGTCGAGTCCGTGGTCGGCTCCACTGAGACTGAGAGCAGCGACGAAGAGGACTTCCTCTCCGGGTTGACTCGCCGCCTCGCTCAGTCTTCGCTGCAGCAGACTCGCCGCCTCTCAACCCAGGTGGTTTGGGCATTTCGTCGAACAGGTGCTGTGCATCTCGTTTCTGAAGCAGAGGTGCAATTCCAGCTCTTGTAA